Proteins encoded within one genomic window of Alosa alosa isolate M-15738 ecotype Scorff River chromosome 24, AALO_Geno_1.1, whole genome shotgun sequence:
- the htr1aa gene encoding 5-hydroxytryptamine (serotonin) receptor 1A a, with amino-acid sequence MESANNSTYPDVLDWNNQTTELSEVALSYQIVTSSLLGLLILSSIFGNSCVIAAIALERSLQNVANYLIGSLAVTDLMVSVLVLPMAALYQVLNKWTLGQLMCDIFISLDVLCCTSSILHLCAIALDRYWAITDPIDYVNKRTPRRAVILICLTWVVGFSISIPPMLGWRTAEDRANPDACTISQDPGYTIYSTFGAFYIPLILMLVLYGKIFKAARFRIRKAFKKSDRGKASSKHFTVSPVIFHRQTTEVTYNNWKQSMETPSGLCVNCAITSGESNSSPEIGQNNSKCHLPLPNTPQSAPDSERRNAKNIEAKKKMGLARERKTVKTLGIIMGTFIFCWLPFFIVALVLPFCKLSCFMPDWLGAVINWLGYSNSLLNPIIYAYFNRDFQNAFKKILKCKK; translated from the coding sequence ATGGAAAGCGCAAATAACAGCACATACCCAGACGTCCTAGACTGGAACAATCAGACGACAGAATTGTCTGAAGTTGCATTAAGCTATCAAATTGTCACGTCGTCGCTTCTTGGTCTTCTAATTCTATCTTCAATATTTGGTAATTCGTGTGTAATCGCCGCAATTGCCTTAGAGAGGTCCCTTCAGAATGTGGCAAACTACCTGATCGGGTCTTTGGCCGTTACAGACCTAATGGTGTCTGTGTTGGTTCTACCCATGGCAGCTTTGTATCAGGTTTTGAACAAATGGACTCTTGGGCAATTAATGTGTGACATTTTCATATCTCTGGATGTGTTATGCTGCACCTCATCCATTTTGCATCTGTGCGCCATAGCCCTGGACAGGTACTGGGCTATCACGGATCCAATAGACTACGTGAATAAAAGAACTCCGCGACGAGCTGTAATCCTGATCTGTCTAACGTGGGTGGTTGggttttcaatttcaattccaCCTATGCTGGGATGGAGAACGGCCGAGGATCGGGCTAACCCTGACGCATGTACAATCAGCCAAGATCCGGGATACACAATCTATTCAACTTTTGGCGCGTTTTACATACCGCTCATCCTCATGTTGGTTCTTTATGGGAAGATATTTAAAGCAGCCAGATTCAGAATAAGGAAAGCATTCAAGAAATCTGATAGAGGAAAAGCATCATCAAAGCATTTTACCGTGTCACCCGTCATCTTTCACCGCCAAACTACTGAAGTGACCTACAATAACTGGAAGCAGAGCATGGAGACCCCGAGTGGCTTGTGCGTAAATTGCGCCATAACCAGTGGGGAGAGCAACTCGTCGCCGGAGATAGGTCAAAACAATTCCAAATGTCATCTGCCGCTTCCGAATACGCCACAATCGGCCCCGGATTCTGAAAGACGGAATGCAAAGAACATTGAAGCCAAAAAGAAAATGGGTTTGGCGAGGGAACGCAAAACTGTGAAAACTCTCGGGATAATTATGGGAACCTTCATCTTCTGTTGGTTGCCATTTTTCATTGTAGCTTTAGTTTTGCCATTCTGTAAATTGAGTTGCTTTATGCCAGATTGGCTAGGAGCAGTGATCAACTGGCTCGGCTACTCAAACTCTCTCTTAAATCCGATCATTTACGCATATTTCAACAGAGACTTTCAAAATGCATTCAAGAAAATTCTGAAATGCAAAAAATAG